From Penicillium psychrofluorescens genome assembly, chromosome: 1, one genomic window encodes:
- a CDS encoding uncharacterized protein (ID:PFLUO_000321-T1.cds;~source:funannotate), giving the protein MQRVINRLPWWAEYTDLANWTTNEILLHLTFDRPTQHQEVMHVGIEPALIIEPRWTSSSLGTLERIPQEVIDRIVGEMDFLTIEKFAGVSTVTRYSVQSCQLFVEVLKFAPYMPGLLHSTQTDNQHSIKDVWCEMKTEKCRSCGDRGKCLFLPTCERVCQPCLKLNPSYWTFPRSVACIAYGLTEEQLTEIPTICTLSIVNGTFTTELPFNRHEPRDRLIPHRRVMHASVRLALKQAVKIHGSLEALKHTIGHGEVIYADANEAEHGYLKWFDFLRSVPLEPINCNPALLASPPSAIPTVWASQVSWFPPFKLNENSSRRIHPGIVSIDFPYVSLDRERLQRTYLCNGCHELFDENRYMRLLSAQTLNAMIPLEVPENKHKEFLGREFFRRSLIFRPWDDLLAHLRECPGARWLMCRKRLGMENKAMEQEYEIEGSHPTHVYTWLITDI; this is encoded by the coding sequence ATGCAGCGAGTCATCAACAGACTACCCTGGTGGGCTGAGTACACCGACCTGGCCAACTGGACGACCAACGAAATCTTGCTTCATCTTACCTTCGACCGTCCTACTCAGCATCAGGAGGTCATGCATGTTGGTATCGAGCCTGCCCTCATCATTGAGCCAAGGTggacctcctcctcgctgggcACGCTCGAGCGTATCCCGCAGGAGGTCATCGACcgcatcgtcggcgagatGGACTTCCTCACCATTGAAAAGTTTGCTGGTGTATCCACCGTCACCCGATACTCGGTCCAGAGCTGCCAGTTGTTTGTCGAAGTGCTGAAGTTCGCGCCCTACATGCCTGGTCTCCTGCACTCCACCCAGACCGACAACCAACACTCCATCAAGGACGTTTGGTGCGAGATGAAGACCGAAAAGTGCCGCTCTTGCGGCGACAGGGGCAAGTGCCTCTTTCTTCCGACCTGCGAGCGCGTGTGCCAGCCCTGCCTCAAACTAAACCCGTCCTACTGGACCTTTCCTCGCAGCGTGGCTTGCATCGCGTACGGCttgacggaggagcagctcACGGAGATTCCAACAATTTGCACTCTGTCCATCGTCAACGGCACTTTCACCACGGAATTACCGTTCAACAGACACGAACCGCGTGACCGTCTGATCCCCCATCGTCGTGTCATGCACGCCTCGGTCCGACTGGCCCTGAAGCAGGCCGTTAAAATCCACGGTTCACTGGAGGCCCTGAAGCACACCATCGGCCACGGCGAGGTCATCTACGCAGACGCAAACGAAGCCGAGCACGGCTATCTGAAATGGTTCGACTTCCTGCGCTCCGTGCCCCTGGAGCCGATCAACTGCAACCCGGCCCTGCTcgcatcgccgccgtccGCCATCCCGACAGTCTGGGCATCCCAGGTGTCTTGGTTCCCTCCGTTCAAGCTCAACGAGAATTCCTCCCGCCGCATCCATCCTGGCATCGTCTCCATCGACTTTCCGTATGTGTCGCTTGACCGTGAGCGCCTGCAGAGGACCTACCTGTGCAACGGATGCCATGAACTCTTCGACGAAAACCGCTACATGCGCCTGCTCTCCGCGCAGACTCTAAACGCCATGATCCCGCTCGAGGTCCCTGAGAACAAGCACAAGGAGTTCCTCGGCCGTGAATTCTTCCGTCGTTCGCTCATCTTCCGGCCCTGGGACGATCTTCTCGCCCACCT